The following are encoded in a window of Sorex araneus isolate mSorAra2 chromosome 11, mSorAra2.pri, whole genome shotgun sequence genomic DNA:
- the ZNF518A gene encoding zinc finger protein 518A translates to MPSEPKQLFLGEKQATLQKDHDVKNEIVDTIQSVLKPQISKSSFHFNLKNVRIDLPKINIPNEVLLKHEVDKYRRLFQCKSQTARKSVSIKTVSCVEDYMLLHKSEKVEEEGIKMSAKILNFNCLKCRDSIPYSPNDLQKHFQMWHHGELPSYPCEMCSFSANDFQVFKQHRRTHRSTLVKCDICNNERVYSLLELTRHFTSTHCVNGNFQCEKCKFTTQDVGTFVQHIHRHNEIHYTCGKCHYICFTKGELQKHLHIHSGTFPFTCQYCNYGTTRREYLIRHVLTLHKEHLYAKEKLEKDKYEKKMAKTSAGLKLILKRYKIGASRKTFWKRKKINNGSEKIVEKDTQLFEVNKMLTKSEDQSHLVQEHLNEEKNERLHCENNDKTAESELEKPTLLSTGQCNRPEEGSNSMLSFFKTAVQGPTVLTVKNNRITIPANYSAKFMGFKMVDGKQHIVIKLLPTNKQNLYALGPQSDAAKDNTTNLQSSTPDTAGFLPGVASELSDTAYMKATTALSCFSPVLSGKVTSEKEMALLSQRNNMLQTTDDGNNLSSLSTTSGLVMTSVNLTTKVEPRDNADLWGSPTTESQSEISGTAIKSPDKVKPNAYNSGDMHNYCINYVNSELPIESSNQGSLPFHNYSKVNNSNKRRRLSGTSVCENPQRESSSSKTVVQQPISESVLSLVKKESSNPDSLLASISLLNTKDGNLKTQVEIEEQCVLEKGQNTAGQNLYTNENQGLENMNEKSKWGDISNVESPLMPRITSVFSLQSQQASEFLPPEVNQLLQEVLKIKSDVKQDSSKSPDKGLPLDYDSSFQKIEGEGKTVESSKDFKLQGSFPIPSGAIGANMATNDMTIKCSEKGKQILSVSQDMRDSEKMPRITSIGTLLKTQSDAIITQQLVKDKLRATTQNVGSLYLQNPLVNSEPKNTIFVQTPKGLFVPFHIANKPGLHVVSGRPLPLVNTQGVPASLLLNKKPGMILTFNSGKFEGVSSVKTESAQACGTATKEPCRTPFLKVEPSSNCLTPALCSSIGSCLSMKNSSENTSPLKGPYIIKTTANSSAKPVLTSHTASEHQGTKLNILDTVKQQNEGFPKPPFYTLLPESKQAVFLKCMMPNKTELLKPNLVQSNTYQNIQPKKPEGAPQKFLLKIFNPVLNVTAANLSVINSTSSSQKDNVPSNQTVGREQKEPESSKEALLDDMMPANEIVITSTATCPESSDQPMCISDHSETRVLRYKTNCTTENSFSRKTSRQHFSRGKTHLRGEDSETVFVSKNRNCKRKCRGSYQEPPRKTSLHRKCKEKTKPEGVRESFGFNRPRLSKDSVRTLRLFPFSSKQLVKCPRRNQPVVVLNHPDADAPEVVNVMKTIAKFNGRVLKVSLSERTINALLKPVCCNSSKTAYDFSRRHKTFRPVSSVKERFVLKLTLKKTSKNNYQIVKTTSENVLKAKFNCWFCGRVFDNQDAWAGHGQRHLMEATRDWNMLE, encoded by the coding sequence ATGCCATCTGAACCGAAACAGTTATTTTTGGGTGAAAAACAAGCTACTTTGCAAAAAGATCATGATGTGAAAAATGAGATAGTTGATACTATTCAATCAGTACTTAAACCTCAAATTTCAAAAAGTAGTTTTCATTTTAACTTGAAAAATGTAAGAATTGATTTGCCAAAGATAAATATTCCAAATGAAGTTTTATTGAAACATGAAGTAGACAAATACAGAAGATTATTTCAGTGTAAATCGCAGACTGCAAGAAAATCTGTTAGTATAAAGACTGTAAGCTGTGTAGAGGATTATATGTTGCTTCATAAGTCTGAGAAAGTTGAAGAAGAAGGTATAAAAATGTCTGCAAAAATACTTAACTTTAACTGTTTAAAATGCCGAGATAGTATTCCATATAGCCCAAATGATTTGCAGAAACATTTTCAAATGTGGCACCATGGTGAATTACCTTCCTATCCTTGTGAAATGTGCAGTTTTTCAGCAAATGACTTTCAGGTATTTAAACAACACAGGCGAACCCATAGAAGCACTTTAGTAAAATGTGACATTTGTAACAATGAGCGTGTATATTCTTTATTAGAATTGACAAGGCATTTTACATCTACTCATTGCGTAAATGGTAATTTTCAATGTGAAAAGTGCAAATTTACCACCCAGGATGTTGGTACCTTTGTTCAGCACATTCATAGACATAATGAAATTCATTATACATGTGGTAAATGCCATTATATATGTTTTACCAAAGGAGAGCTTCAGAAGCATCTTCATATTCATTCTGGTACATTTCCCTTCACTTGTCAGTACTGTAACTATGGTACCACCAGGCGAGAATACCTTATAAGACATGTTCTGACTTTGCACAAAGAACATttatatgcaaaagaaaaactggagaaagacaaatatgaaaaaaaaatggcaaaaacttCAGCAGGACTTAAACTGATactgaaaagatataaaataggTGCATCAAGAAAGACATTTTGGAAACGTAAGAAGATTAACAATGGAAGTGAAAAAATTGTAGAAAAGGATACTCAGCTGTTTGAAGTGAACAAAATGCTGACAAAATCTGAAGATCAGAGTCATCTTGTTCAAGAACATTTAAATGAAGAGAAGAATGAAAGACTTCACTGTGAGAATAATGATAAAACGGCCGAGTCCGAGCTAGAAAAGCCAACTCTTCTGTCCACTGGGCAATGTAATAGACCGGAAGAGGGATCAAACTCTATGCTAAGTTTCTTTAAGACTGCTGTACAAGGACCTACAGTATTAACAgtgaaaaataacagaataacaaTTCCTGCTAACTACAGTGCTAAGTTTATGGGCTTCAAGATGGTAGATGGAAAACAGCATATTGTAATAAAATTGTTGCCTactaacaaacaaaatttatatgcATTAGGCCCACAGTCGGATGCTGCAAAGGACAATACAACTAATTTGCAGTCCTCAACTCCGGACACCGCTGGATTTTTGCCAGGAGTAGCATCTGAGTTAAGTGACACAGCTTACATGAAAGCAACAACTGCATTGTCATGTTTCTCTCCTGTACTTTCAGGGAAAGTaacttcagaaaaagaaatggcTTTGCTATCTCAGAGGAATAATATGCTTCAAACAACAGATGATGGAAATAATTTATCTTCTTTGTCAACAACGTCAGGATTGGTTATGACATCTGTGAATTTGACCACAAAAGTTGAACCAAGAGATAATGCTGACCTATGGGGAAGTCCTACCACTGAGAGTCAATCTGAAATATCAGGTACTGCCATTAAAAGTCCAGATAAAGTCAAACCAAATGCATACAACAGTGGAGATATGCATAACTATTGTATTAATTATGTTAACTCTGAGTTACCCATTGAATCTTCCAACCAAGGGTCATTACCTTTTCATAATTActcaaaagtaaataattcaaataaacgTCGTAGACTTTCAGGAACCTCAGTATGTGAAAACCCTCAAAGAGAATCCTCATCAAGCAAGACAGTTGTTCAGCAACCAATTAGTGAGTCAGTTTTATCACTAGTGAAGAAGGAGAGCTCAAACCCAGATAGCCTGTTAGCATCTATTAGCCTTTTAAATACTAAAGATGGAAATTTGAAAACACAAGTTGAAATTGAGGAACAGTGTGTTTTAGAAAAAGGACAAAACACTGCTGGGCAGAACTTGTACACCAATGAAAATCAAGGTttagaaaatatgaatgaaaaatcAAAATGGGGTGACATTTCTAATGTTGAGTCACCTTTGATGCCCAGAATCacatctgttttctctctccagagccAACAAGCATCAGAATTTTTGCCACCTGAGGTAAACCAATTACTTCAAgaggtattaaaaataaaatctgatgtAAAACAAGACTCTAGTAAAAGTCCAGATAAAGGTCTGCCACTTGATTATGACAGTTCATTTCAGAAAATTGAAGGGGAAGGCAAAACAGTTGAATCTTCAAAAGACTTTAAGTTACAAGGCAGCTTCCCAATTCCATCTGGTGCTATTGGGGCTAATATGGCCACAAATGATATGACTATAAAATGTAGTGAAAAAGGAAAGCAGATTCTTTCAGTGTCACAAGACATGAGAGATTCAGAGAAAATGCCTAGAATTACAAGTATTGGGACATTACTTAAGACTCAGTCAGATGCAATAATAACACAGCAGCTTGTAAAGGACAAACTTAGAGCCACTACACAAAATGTAGGTTCTTTATATTTGCAGAACCCACTTGTAAATTCAGAACCAAAAAATACTATATTTGTTCAGACCCCAAAAGGCCTTTTTGTACCTTTTCACATTGCTAACAAGCCAGGATTACATGTTGTTTCAGGAAGACCACTTCCGTTGGTTAATACCCAAGGCGTACCTGCCTCTCTTCTTTTAAACAAGAAACCTGGGATGATTTTAACATTTAACAGTGGGAAATTTGAAGGTGTTTCCTCTGTCAAAACCGAGAGTGCTCAAGCCTGTGGAACTGCAACTAAGGAGCCTTGTAGAACACCGTTTTTAAAGGTTGAGCCAAGCAGCAATTGTCTGACACCTGCACTTTGTTCCAGCATTGGCAGTTGTTTGAGCATGAAAAATAGTTCAGAAAATACTTCACCACTAAAAGGTCCTTACATTATTAAAACAACAGCAAATTCTTCAGCAAAACCTGTACTGACATCTCATACAGCATCTGAGCATCAAGGCACTAAGTTGAATATTTTGGATACAGTGAAACAGCAAAATGAGGGTTTTCCCAAACCACCTTTTTATACTCTTTTACCTGAAAGCAAGCAAGCTGTTTTTTTGAAGTGTATGATGCCAAATAAGACAGAGCTGCTTAAGCCTAACTTAGTCCAAAGTAATACTTACCAAAATATACAGCCAAAGAAACCTGAAGGAGCACCACAAAAGTTTTTGCTGAAAATTTTTAATCCTGTTTTAAATGTGACTGCTGCTAATCTTTCAGTAATCAACTCTACATCCTCATCGCAGAAAGACAATGTACCATCTAATCAGACTGTAGGAAGAGAGCAGAAAGAGCCAGAATCTTCTAAAGAGGCCTTACTAGATGATATGATGCCAGCAAATGAAATTGTGATAACTTCTACTGCAACATGCCCAGAATCTTCTGACCAACCGATGTGTATCTCTGACCATTCAGAGACCAGGGTGCTAAGGTATAAAACTAACTGTACAACTGAAAATAGCTTCAGTAGAAAAACCTCCCGCCAACATTTTTCAAGAGGAAAGACTCATCTAAGAGGTGAAGATTCTGAAACTGTCTTTGTGTCTAAAAACAGAAACTGTAAACGAAAATGTAGGGGTAGTTACCAAGAACCTCCAAGAAAAACATCACTACATAGAAAGTGTAAAGAAAAGACAAAGCCTGAAGGTGTCCGTGAGTCGTTTGGATTTAATAGACCTAGACTATCAAAAGATTCAGTCAGAACATTGCGGCTTTTCCCCTTTAGTTCCAAACAACTTGTAAAATGTCCTCGAAGAAACCAGCCAGTTGTAGTTTTGAATCATCCTGATGCGGATGCACCAGAAGTAGTGAATGTAATGAAGACTATTGCGAAGTTTAATGGACGTGTACTTAAGGTTTCATTATCTGAAAGAACTATCAATGCTTTACTGAAACCAGTTTGTTGCAACTCTTCTAAAACAGCTTACGATTTTTCTAGGAGGCACAAAACATTTAGACCTGTTAGTTCTGTAAAAGAAAGATTTGTGCTAAAATTAACACTAAAAAAGACAAGCAAAAACAATTACCAGATTGTGAAAACTACCTCTGAAAATGTTTTGAAGGCTAAATTTAACTGTTGGTTTTGTGGTAGAGTATTTGACAATCAGGATGCCTGGGCTGGTCATGGGCAGAGACATTTAATGGAAGCTACTCGTGATTGGAATATGTTAGAATAA